The Alphaproteobacteria bacterium genome has a segment encoding these proteins:
- a CDS encoding LLM class flavin-dependent oxidoreductase has protein sequence MTAMKLGYFAMPVHPLHRDYTQVLREDREAVILCDELGFHDAFIGEHLTDKAESITNSMMFHATLIHSTKQIKLATGTTNLSHMHPVLVAAHAAMFDHLAEGRFIMGISPGALRSDAEALGMIDEDRNQLFAEAIDVILEIWERDPPYNIDLPDNRFKVSTEVSIYEEVGVGIMPKPYQQPRPEIVGTVVAPFSKGVIAMGARDFHPLSANFLIDKWAATHWANYKQGKESAGQDADPADWRVARTLFVADDDATAKRYGRDDANSPYRFYYSQLYKKLKRSNRHTVFAHDRDEPESAITLDRILEDLVICGTVNEVVDQILALREVTGDFGELVYAGTDWVDERLSRRSMQLMAEEAMPRVNAAIGSSRAAE, from the coding sequence ATGACCGCCATGAAATTAGGTTACTTCGCCATGCCGGTGCATCCGCTGCACCGAGACTACACTCAGGTGCTGCGCGAGGACCGCGAGGCGGTCATTCTCTGCGATGAACTGGGGTTCCACGACGCGTTCATCGGCGAACATCTGACCGACAAGGCCGAGAGCATCACCAACTCGATGATGTTCCACGCGACGCTGATTCACTCGACCAAACAGATCAAGCTCGCAACCGGGACGACGAACCTGTCCCACATGCACCCGGTCCTGGTCGCTGCCCATGCCGCCATGTTCGATCATCTCGCCGAAGGCCGGTTCATCATGGGCATCAGCCCCGGCGCGCTGCGGTCCGATGCGGAAGCGCTGGGAATGATCGACGAGGATCGCAACCAACTCTTCGCCGAAGCGATCGACGTGATTCTCGAAATCTGGGAACGGGACCCGCCCTACAACATCGATCTGCCGGACAACCGGTTCAAGGTCTCGACCGAGGTTTCGATTTACGAGGAAGTCGGCGTCGGGATCATGCCGAAGCCCTACCAGCAGCCGCGGCCTGAAATCGTCGGTACGGTCGTCGCGCCCTTCTCAAAGGGCGTCATCGCCATGGGCGCACGGGATTTCCACCCCCTGTCGGCAAACTTCCTGATCGACAAATGGGCGGCGACCCACTGGGCAAACTACAAGCAGGGCAAGGAGAGCGCCGGTCAGGACGCCGACCCGGCAGACTGGCGCGTGGCAAGGACATTGTTTGTGGCCGACGATGACGCGACGGCGAAGCGTTATGGCAGGGACGATGCAAACAGCCCGTACCGATTCTACTACAGCCAGCTCTACAAGAAATTGAAGCGGTCGAACCGGCACACGGTCTTCGCGCATGATCGCGACGAGCCGGAATCGGCGATTACGCTCGATCGCATCCTTGAGGACCTGGTGATCTGCGGCACCGTGAACGAGGTCGTCGACCAGATTCTCGCCCTGCGCGAGGTGACCGGTGATTTCGGCGAGTTGGTCTACGCGGGCACCGACTGGGTCGACGAGCGATTGTCCCGGCGATCCATGCAGTTGATGGCCGAAGAGGCCATGCCCCGGGTCAATGCCGCGATCGGAAGTTCGAGGGCGGCTGAATAG
- a CDS encoding D-alanyl-D-alanine carboxypeptidase: MGTLFGCGDGRIAFRNMCAHVWRFPSRALAMGLFAAAALLAAQPAQAGYASFVMDAQSGEVFHARNADTRNFPASLTKIMTLFMVFEALENGKLKLDQALPVSRRAAGQAPSKLGLKVGQTITVEAAIGALSVKSANDVATVVAEAIGGTEIKFAQMMTKRAREIGMRRTTFKNASGLPNRGQLSTARDMAVLGKAMLDRFPNQYAHFSDLTFQYGKRTYSNHNKLLKTYDGMDGIKTGYIRASGFNLVASAERNGVRLIGVVFGGKTGQSRDTHMASLLNRSWGRAQSNSTFAALPVSKPAIPGRTPDTAAPRLALATVPVTVNTPGSVSDDGGGILDWGVQVGAFKGYSRAHLAAGQVSQRLRGLPATATIEILPLESKGTTLFRARIVGMEQDKARNICRQLRSAGSACAMVTPNGDIQLAQVVR; encoded by the coding sequence ATGGGCACGTTATTTGGTTGCGGCGATGGACGGATTGCGTTCCGCAATATGTGCGCGCATGTCTGGCGATTCCCGTCCCGTGCCCTTGCGATGGGGCTGTTCGCGGCGGCAGCCCTGCTTGCGGCCCAGCCGGCACAGGCCGGCTATGCCTCCTTCGTGATGGACGCGCAAAGCGGCGAGGTCTTCCACGCGCGCAACGCGGACACACGCAATTTCCCGGCATCGCTCACCAAGATCATGACACTCTTCATGGTCTTCGAAGCCCTTGAGAACGGGAAACTGAAGCTCGACCAGGCGCTGCCGGTATCACGGCGCGCAGCGGGCCAGGCGCCGTCCAAGCTCGGCCTGAAGGTCGGCCAGACCATCACGGTCGAAGCGGCGATCGGGGCGCTTTCGGTGAAGTCGGCCAATGATGTCGCGACCGTGGTCGCCGAAGCGATCGGCGGCACCGAGATCAAGTTCGCCCAGATGATGACAAAACGTGCACGCGAGATCGGCATGCGCCGCACGACCTTCAAGAATGCGTCCGGCTTGCCCAACCGCGGCCAGCTCAGCACGGCCCGCGACATGGCCGTTCTCGGCAAGGCGATGCTCGACCGCTTCCCCAACCAATACGCACATTTCTCGGATCTGACCTTCCAGTACGGGAAAAGGACCTACAGCAATCACAACAAGCTGCTGAAGACCTATGACGGCATGGACGGCATCAAGACCGGCTATATCCGTGCCTCGGGCTTTAATCTGGTTGCGTCCGCCGAGCGCAATGGCGTCCGGCTGATCGGCGTTGTCTTCGGCGGCAAGACGGGCCAGTCGCGCGATACCCATATGGCCTCCCTGCTGAATCGCTCCTGGGGCCGGGCGCAGTCCAATTCCACATTTGCCGCCCTGCCCGTATCGAAGCCCGCGATTCCGGGACGAACACCGGATACCGCGGCGCCGCGCCTCGCGCTGGCCACCGTGCCCGTTACAGTGAACACGCCGGGAAGCGTCAGCGACGATGGCGGCGGTATTCTCGACTGGGGCGTCCAGGTCGGCGCCTTCAAGGGCTACAGCCGCGCCCATCTGGCCGCGGGACAGGTCTCTCAAAGGCTGCGTGGGCTACCCGCGACGGCGACCATCGAAATTCTGCCGCTGGAGAGCAAGGGCACGACCCTGTTCCGCGCGCGCATCGTGGGCATGGAACAGGACAAGGCCCGCAATATCTGCCGGCAATTGCGGAGCGCCGGATCGGCCTGCGCGATGGTCACCCCGAACGGTGATATCCAGCTGGCACAGGTGGTTCGCTGA
- a CDS encoding alpha/beta hydrolase yields MTLLRREDYPDQLPRPEAVLEYQQLLWDKSRDIEGTDIAWGDDIYQRVSIYPAPEPNGDVFAFIHGGRWTSGHKEAMAFMAPGFHAAGITFASLGHRLAPAKYEDGFPDLCNGLACLSANVDRVGGNPQRIFIGGHSSGGHYAAQLAVTRDWQARHGLSRDVIKGCLPISGVYDVSSDADFDDWPPPCLGEGDDGHEKSPLYRIAEVPPPFLVTWGSEDYPFLIPQAKAFAQAITDGKGEADTLEIPGKTHFTVLGDGADPAGAWNKRAVNWISQH; encoded by the coding sequence ATGACATTGTTGAGGCGCGAGGATTACCCGGATCAGTTGCCGCGGCCGGAGGCTGTGCTGGAGTATCAGCAGTTGCTCTGGGACAAGAGCCGGGACATCGAGGGCACGGACATTGCCTGGGGCGATGATATCTATCAGCGGGTCTCGATATATCCGGCGCCCGAGCCCAACGGCGATGTATTCGCGTTCATCCATGGCGGGCGCTGGACGAGCGGTCACAAGGAGGCCATGGCCTTCATGGCGCCGGGCTTCCATGCGGCAGGGATCACCTTCGCGAGCCTCGGTCACCGCCTGGCACCGGCCAAGTATGAGGACGGGTTCCCGGACCTTTGCAACGGACTGGCGTGTCTTTCCGCCAATGTTGATCGTGTCGGCGGCAATCCGCAGCGGATTTTCATCGGTGGGCACTCATCGGGCGGGCATTATGCGGCCCAGCTCGCCGTCACGCGCGACTGGCAGGCCCGCCACGGTCTGTCGCGAGACGTGATAAAGGGCTGTCTGCCGATCTCCGGTGTCTACGATGTCTCCTCGGACGCCGATTTCGACGACTGGCCGCCGCCCTGTTTGGGCGAAGGTGACGATGGGCATGAGAAGAGTCCGCTGTATCGGATCGCCGAGGTGCCGCCGCCGTTTCTGGTGACATGGGGCAGCGAGGACTATCCGTTTCTGATTCCCCAGGCCAAGGCATTTGCGCAAGCCATCACCGACGGGAAGGGGGAAGCGGATACTCTGGAAATTCCCGGGAAAACCCATTTCACGGTACTGGGTGACGGGGCCGACCCGGCCGGCGCATGGAATAAGCGCGCCGTGAACTGGATATCCCAGCACTAG
- the phaP gene encoding TIGR01841 family phasin (Members of this family are phasins (small proteins associated with inclusions such as PHA granules). Note that several different families of phasins have been named PhaP despite very little sequence similarity to each other.), which yields MATTKKTGAANAAQETLESVAATQKKTIEDAVQAGTEAFAKGYEQFYTSAREQMDKAQKSAMENMDQLSDASRENAEALVVSGNIFAKGFEIVGKEFAAYAEKTIEANMAAAQKLGAVKNPQEFMDLQTKLAKAAFEDFVAESAKLQDLSVKVSNEAAQPLNERLNKVVETFSKTIAA from the coding sequence ATGGCCACCACGAAAAAGACTGGTGCGGCAAACGCGGCTCAGGAAACCCTGGAATCCGTTGCTGCCACGCAGAAAAAGACGATTGAAGACGCCGTTCAGGCCGGCACCGAGGCCTTCGCCAAGGGTTACGAGCAGTTCTACACGAGCGCCCGTGAGCAGATGGACAAGGCACAGAAGTCCGCCATGGAGAACATGGATCAGCTGAGCGATGCCAGCCGCGAGAATGCCGAGGCGCTGGTCGTTTCGGGCAACATCTTCGCCAAGGGTTTCGAGATCGTCGGCAAGGAATTCGCCGCTTACGCGGAAAAGACGATCGAAGCCAACATGGCTGCGGCACAGAAGCTCGGTGCGGTTAAGAACCCGCAGGAGTTCATGGACCTCCAGACCAAGCTCGCGAAGGCTGCGTTCGAAGATTTCGTCGCCGAATCCGCCAAGCTGCAGGACCTGTCGGTCAAGGTTTCCAACGAAGCCGCACAGCCTCTGAACGAGCGCCTCAACAAGGTCGTTGAGACGTTCTCCAAGACAATCGCCGCGTAA
- the clpS gene encoding ATP-dependent Clp protease adapter ClpS has product MLSSLNVLLENPGVGPRASDDDSGDSDDAIGGDGDNSTGIATKTRAKTKKPSMYKVLMLNDDYTPMEFVVLVLEKFFEKQHEEAIKIMLHVHQKGVGICGVFTYEVAETKVTQVMDFARKHEHPLQCTLEKE; this is encoded by the coding sequence ATGTTAAGCAGTCTCAACGTGTTGCTGGAAAATCCCGGCGTCGGACCACGCGCGTCGGATGATGATTCCGGTGATTCCGACGATGCAATCGGCGGCGACGGCGATAACAGCACCGGTATTGCGACCAAGACCCGGGCAAAGACGAAGAAACCGTCGATGTACAAGGTCTTGATGCTGAATGACGATTACACGCCGATGGAATTCGTCGTGCTGGTGCTGGAGAAGTTTTTCGAGAAGCAGCATGAGGAAGCCATCAAGATCATGCTGCACGTCCACCAGAAGGGCGTCGGCATATGTGGTGTGTTTACCTATGAGGTGGCCGAGACCAAGGTCACGCAAGTGATGGATTTTGCGCGCAAGCATGAGCATCCGTTGCAATGCACGCTGGAAAAGGAATAA
- the clpA gene encoding ATP-dependent Clp protease ATP-binding subunit ClpA gives MLSQNLEQSLHRALALANERHHEYATLEHLLLSLTEDQDAVAVLRACGVDIDHLRRDLSQYIDEELSSLITSRTEESKPTAGFQRVLQRAAIHVQSSGREEVTGANVLVAIFSERESHAVYFLQQQEMTRLDAVNYISHGIAKVPGQEDNRAVRGADEEELDSEATIKKGQEALGAYCVNLNQKAEDGDIDPLIGRELEVERTIQILARRTKNNPLYVGDPGVGKTAIAEGLAKRIVEGSVPEVLADATIFALDMGALLAGTRYRGDFEERLKAVMNELEETEGAVLFIDEIHTVIGAGATSGGAMDASNLLKPALAGGKLRCIGSTTYKEYRNYFEKDRALVRRFQKIDVYEPSVEDTVKILRGLKPYYEEHHDIRYTEQAIRTAVELSARYINDRKLPDSAIDVIDETGAAQALLTPSKRKKTVGVKDVEAVVAKIARIPPKSVSRDDKTALENLERDLKTMVFGQDKAITALSSAIKLARAGLREPEKPIGAYLFSGPTGVGKTEAARQLAHSLGVELTRFDMSEYMERHSISRLIGAPPGYVGFDQGGLLTDAVDQHPHQVLLLDEIEKAHPDLFNILLQVMDYGKLTDHNGKNVDFRNVILIMTTNAGAADMAKPAMGFGSETREGEDEEAINRLFTPEFRNRLDAVIGFNNLSPDVMGKVVEKFVIQLEAQLDDRNVSIVLDDDAREWLAKKGYDPKFGARPLARVIQESLKQPLAEELLFGKLTKGGTVRVGVKDDALTFDLENDKPSGKDGGSGKPKRKRKRPNTDGSGGGGDKEPALVEK, from the coding sequence ATGCTGTCTCAGAACTTGGAACAATCGCTGCACCGTGCCCTGGCGCTCGCCAATGAGCGGCACCACGAATACGCCACGCTGGAGCATCTTCTGCTCTCGCTGACCGAAGACCAGGATGCAGTTGCCGTGTTGCGGGCCTGCGGTGTCGATATCGACCACCTGCGCCGGGATCTTTCCCAGTATATCGATGAGGAATTGTCGAGCCTGATCACCAGCCGGACGGAGGAATCCAAGCCGACGGCCGGGTTCCAGCGTGTCCTCCAGCGGGCCGCGATCCACGTCCAGTCGTCCGGCCGGGAAGAGGTCACGGGTGCGAACGTGCTGGTCGCCATCTTCTCCGAACGCGAAAGCCATGCCGTGTATTTCCTGCAGCAGCAGGAGATGACCCGGCTGGATGCCGTCAATTATATCTCCCACGGCATCGCCAAGGTGCCGGGCCAGGAAGACAATCGTGCCGTGCGCGGCGCCGACGAGGAGGAACTCGACAGCGAGGCGACGATCAAGAAGGGCCAGGAGGCGCTGGGCGCCTATTGCGTCAATCTCAACCAGAAAGCCGAGGACGGGGACATCGACCCGCTGATCGGCCGCGAACTCGAAGTCGAGCGCACGATCCAGATTCTCGCCCGCCGGACCAAGAACAACCCGCTCTATGTGGGCGATCCGGGCGTCGGCAAGACGGCCATCGCGGAAGGCCTGGCCAAGCGCATCGTCGAGGGCAGTGTGCCCGAGGTCCTGGCCGATGCGACGATCTTCGCGCTGGATATGGGGGCGTTGCTCGCCGGCACGCGCTATCGCGGCGACTTCGAGGAACGGCTCAAGGCGGTGATGAACGAGCTCGAGGAGACCGAAGGTGCCGTGCTGTTCATTGACGAGATACACACCGTGATCGGCGCCGGCGCCACGTCGGGTGGCGCCATGGACGCGTCGAACCTGCTGAAACCGGCACTCGCCGGCGGCAAGCTGCGCTGCATCGGGTCGACCACCTACAAGGAATACCGGAACTATTTTGAGAAGGACCGGGCGCTGGTGCGCCGGTTCCAGAAGATCGATGTCTATGAGCCGTCGGTTGAAGATACGGTCAAGATTCTTCGCGGCCTGAAGCCCTATTACGAAGAGCATCATGATATCCGCTACACCGAGCAGGCGATCCGGACCGCGGTCGAGCTCTCGGCGCGCTATATCAATGACCGCAAGCTGCCCGACAGCGCCATCGACGTGATCGACGAGACCGGGGCGGCCCAGGCGTTGCTCACGCCGTCGAAGCGCAAGAAGACCGTTGGCGTAAAGGACGTGGAGGCCGTGGTCGCCAAGATCGCGCGCATCCCGCCGAAATCCGTCAGCCGCGACGACAAGACCGCGCTGGAGAATCTCGAACGTGACCTGAAGACGATGGTGTTCGGCCAGGACAAGGCGATCACCGCGCTGTCGAGTGCGATCAAGCTGGCCCGCGCGGGCCTGCGCGAACCCGAGAAGCCCATCGGGGCCTATCTGTTCTCCGGCCCCACGGGTGTCGGCAAGACTGAAGCGGCGCGCCAGCTCGCCCATTCACTGGGCGTCGAGCTCACGCGCTTCGACATGTCGGAATATATGGAACGCCACTCGATCTCGCGCCTGATCGGCGCGCCGCCGGGCTATGTCGGCTTCGATCAGGGTGGTCTGCTGACGGACGCGGTCGACCAGCACCCCCACCAGGTGCTGCTGCTCGACGAGATCGAGAAGGCGCATCCCGATCTGTTCAACATCCTGCTGCAGGTGATGGATTACGGGAAGCTAACCGACCATAACGGCAAGAATGTCGATTTCCGTAACGTCATCCTGATCATGACGACCAACGCGGGCGCGGCCGACATGGCGAAGCCCGCCATGGGCTTCGGCTCCGAGACCCGGGAGGGCGAGGACGAGGAGGCGATCAACCGACTGTTCACGCCGGAGTTCCGTAACCGCCTCGATGCGGTCATCGGCTTCAACAACCTCTCGCCCGACGTCATGGGCAAGGTGGTCGAGAAGTTCGTCATTCAGCTGGAGGCCCAGCTCGACGACCGCAACGTCTCCATCGTACTCGACGATGACGCGCGCGAGTGGCTGGCCAAGAAGGGTTACGATCCGAAATTCGGCGCGCGGCCGCTGGCCCGGGTGATTCAGGAGAGTCTCAAACAGCCGCTGGCCGAGGAGTTGCTGTTCGGCAAGTTGACCAAGGGCGGCACCGTGCGGGTCGGCGTCAAGGATGACGCGCTGACGTTCGACCTCGAGAACGACAAGCCATCCGGGAAAGACGGTGGTTCCGGCAAGCCGAAGCGCAAGCGCAAGAGGCCGAATACCGATGGATCCGGTGGTGGCGGCGACAAGGAGCCCGCGCTCGTCGAGAAGTAA
- a CDS encoding C4-dicarboxylate TRAP transporter substrate-binding protein, with amino-acid sequence MISKSFWKLGACAAAGLIASTTAQADNFTFRIAAGHPAAPLSTVNQIQKTFVPNVTKRVAAETDHKVRFIEGYGGTLANLFEVLESTQKGLVDFGSMTSAFEPTKLFVHNLNYFNPFISGDPRIMGPTTRQVQQEFDYFYKVFETYNQKYLGGGAFDDYGLGTTFPWTKMEELKGVKVGAAGPNLPWLDYAGAAKVQTNLNEAYNALQSGVYKGMVIFPAPYYGFKFGEVAKYYTTMGWGSTLIYPLTVNLDTWSKIPPEIQKIIEEEVLVYGKAVEDEGVAKFTSALDNLRKQGVTVRDLDPAERTKMARAIEPWVNQKAQEYEDQGYPGKATFKRLMELAKKNGATPAHEYVIK; translated from the coding sequence ATGATCTCGAAATCTTTCTGGAAATTGGGCGCCTGCGCCGCGGCTGGGCTGATCGCCTCGACGACGGCACAAGCTGACAATTTCACGTTCCGTATCGCTGCCGGCCATCCGGCCGCGCCGCTGTCAACCGTCAACCAGATTCAGAAGACGTTTGTCCCGAACGTCACAAAGCGCGTGGCGGCCGAGACCGACCACAAGGTTCGCTTTATCGAGGGCTATGGCGGCACGCTCGCCAACCTCTTCGAAGTTCTCGAATCGACCCAAAAAGGCCTGGTCGACTTCGGCTCGATGACCTCCGCCTTCGAGCCCACCAAGCTGTTCGTCCACAACCTCAATTACTTCAATCCATTCATCTCGGGCGATCCCCGGATCATGGGGCCGACGACGCGCCAGGTTCAGCAGGAGTTCGACTACTTCTACAAGGTGTTCGAAACCTATAACCAGAAGTATCTGGGCGGCGGCGCGTTCGACGATTACGGCCTGGGCACCACATTTCCGTGGACCAAGATGGAAGAGCTCAAGGGCGTGAAGGTCGGCGCCGCCGGTCCGAACCTTCCCTGGCTCGACTACGCCGGTGCGGCGAAGGTCCAGACCAACCTGAACGAAGCCTACAACGCGCTGCAGTCAGGCGTGTACAAGGGCATGGTCATCTTCCCGGCCCCCTACTACGGCTTCAAGTTCGGCGAAGTCGCGAAGTACTACACGACGATGGGTTGGGGCTCGACGCTGATCTACCCGCTCACGGTCAACCTCGACACCTGGTCCAAGATTCCGCCGGAGATCCAGAAGATCATCGAAGAAGAGGTTCTCGTATACGGTAAGGCCGTTGAAGATGAGGGTGTTGCCAAGTTCACCTCCGCGCTCGACAACCTGCGCAAGCAAGGCGTGACGGTACGCGACCTCGACCCCGCCGAGCGGACCAAGATGGCCCGTGCGATCGAGCCCTGGGTCAACCAGAAGGCGCAGGAGTACGAAGACCAGGGATATCCCGGCAAGGCCACCTTCAAGCGGCTCATGGAGCTTGCCAAGAAGAACGGTGCGACACCGGCCCACGAATACGTCATCAAATAA
- a CDS encoding GNAT family N-acetyltransferase, translating into MPDGDTALSARVVENIANIPPDSWDRLAGRDNPFVSYPFLLALEETGCASNEAGWLPHHVVVEETNGDIIAAAPVYLKSHSQGEYVFDHGWAHAWERAGGRYYPKMQVAAPFSPVGGPRLLAGDAPDSDDARLTLLRALETVCQKLELSSVHVTFCTEHDYDVMGLAGWIQRIGRQFHWHNRDYETFDDFLGALTSRKRKMIRKERRQVADQGITVRALSGDDIQSHHWDAFYQFYVDTYDRKWGYPYLTREFFEAAQDRMGEQIVLVIADMDGLPVAGALNLRGATALYGRNWGCLGDFRFLHFEACYYKAIEFAIDNGLKTVEAGTQGPHKIQRGYEPVPTYSGHYIPNESFREAVERFCREEEREVGWEIENYAEHLPYRQAD; encoded by the coding sequence ATGCCCGACGGAGACACAGCACTTTCCGCCCGCGTCGTCGAGAATATCGCGAACATTCCGCCCGACAGCTGGGACCGGCTCGCCGGACGCGACAACCCGTTCGTCAGCTATCCGTTCCTGCTGGCGCTGGAGGAGACCGGTTGCGCGTCGAACGAGGCGGGTTGGCTGCCCCATCATGTCGTGGTGGAAGAAACCAACGGCGACATCATTGCCGCCGCCCCGGTCTATCTGAAGAGCCATTCACAGGGGGAGTACGTCTTCGACCATGGCTGGGCCCATGCGTGGGAGCGTGCGGGCGGTCGCTACTACCCGAAGATGCAGGTCGCAGCCCCCTTCTCACCCGTCGGCGGCCCCCGGTTGCTGGCCGGCGATGCGCCGGATTCCGACGATGCCCGGCTGACCCTGCTCCGCGCATTGGAGACGGTTTGCCAGAAGCTCGAACTATCGTCGGTGCATGTAACGTTCTGCACCGAGCATGATTACGACGTGATGGGGCTCGCAGGCTGGATCCAGCGGATCGGCCGCCAGTTTCACTGGCACAACCGCGACTATGAGACGTTCGATGACTTCCTCGGCGCGCTGACCAGCCGCAAGCGCAAGATGATCCGCAAGGAACGGCGCCAGGTCGCCGATCAGGGCATCACGGTGCGCGCCCTGTCCGGCGACGACATCCAATCCCACCATTGGGACGCCTTCTATCAATTCTACGTCGACACCTATGACCGCAAATGGGGCTACCCGTATCTGACCCGCGAATTCTTCGAGGCGGCACAGGACCGGATGGGCGAGCAGATCGTTCTGGTGATCGCCGACATGGACGGCCTGCCGGTCGCGGGTGCGCTCAATCTGCGTGGCGCCACGGCGCTGTATGGTCGTAACTGGGGTTGTCTGGGCGACTTCCGGTTCCTGCATTTCGAGGCGTGCTACTACAAGGCGATCGAGTTCGCGATCGACAACGGCCTCAAGACCGTCGAGGCGGGTACCCAGGGCCCCCACAAGATCCAGCGCGGCTACGAGCCGGTGCCGACCTACTCCGGCCACTACATCCCCAACGAAAGCTTCCGCGAGGCGGTCGAGCGTTTTTGCCGCGAAGAGGAACGCGAGGTGGGCTGGGAAATCGAGAACTACGCCGAGCACCTGCCCTATCGGCAGGCGGACTAA
- a CDS encoding cation diffusion facilitator family transporter produces the protein MAGLHHHSHGPVPPDTPGGDRRLILAIVVNVLLTVAQVIGGVFSGSLALIADAIHNFSDAAALAIALIARKIARRPADENHTYGHGRAEMIGALFNLTWLIFIGLFLIVEAVDRLIDPQPVEGWTVVIIAGIALAVDTVTALLTFAMARTSINIRAAFIHNVSDALASVGVIIGGTLIILYGWLFIDAIVTLAIAGYILVQATFEIPKAVNILMQAVPEEIDVRNVTTRLQETEGVRDIHHVHVWNIDEHRRSLEAHVVIARADMGGMESIKSRLKAILKNEYEIAHSTLEFEFPDPDGPSGDAPLGEGDPDQ, from the coding sequence TTGGCCGGACTACACCACCATTCGCACGGGCCCGTCCCACCCGATACGCCGGGAGGTGATCGCCGACTCATCCTCGCCATCGTGGTCAATGTCCTGCTCACGGTCGCACAGGTCATCGGCGGCGTGTTTTCCGGCAGTCTTGCCCTGATCGCGGATGCGATTCACAACTTCTCGGATGCTGCCGCGCTCGCCATCGCGCTGATTGCCCGCAAGATCGCCCGCCGCCCGGCGGACGAAAACCATACCTACGGGCATGGGCGCGCCGAGATGATCGGTGCGCTCTTCAACCTGACATGGCTGATTTTCATCGGCCTGTTTCTCATCGTCGAAGCGGTCGACCGGCTGATCGACCCACAGCCGGTCGAAGGCTGGACGGTCGTTATCATTGCCGGTATCGCGCTTGCCGTCGATACGGTGACGGCACTGCTCACCTTCGCCATGGCCCGGACATCCATCAACATCCGTGCCGCGTTCATTCACAATGTGTCAGACGCCCTCGCCTCCGTGGGTGTGATCATCGGCGGCACATTGATCATCCTGTATGGCTGGCTTTTCATCGACGCCATCGTGACACTCGCCATTGCCGGATACATCCTCGTGCAGGCAACGTTCGAAATTCCGAAGGCCGTGAACATCCTGATGCAGGCGGTGCCCGAGGAAATCGACGTCCGGAATGTCACGACCCGCCTGCAGGAAACCGAAGGCGTACGCGATATCCACCACGTCCATGTCTGGAACATCGATGAACACCGTCGTTCTCTTGAGGCCCATGTCGTGATTGCGCGCGCGGACATGGGCGGCATGGAAAGCATCAAGAGCCGCCTCAAAGCGATCTTGAAGAACGAATACGAAATCGCCCATTCGACCCTCGAGTTTGAATTTCCCGACCCTGATGGCCCATCCGGAGACGCGCCGCTTGGTGAAGGCGACCCGGACCAGTAG
- a CDS encoding RidA family protein produces MSGTIDARLAELGIELPPANAPAGNYVPYVQTGNLLFVSGQIPVVDGKPGFIGRLGAEFDVEEGAAAARVCALALIAQAKDALGGDLDRISRVVKLTGFVAATPDFTGQPTVVNGASDLFAEVFGDAGRHARAAVGMASLPAGVAVEVEAIFEIA; encoded by the coding sequence ATGTCCGGAACCATCGACGCCCGCCTCGCCGAACTCGGTATCGAATTGCCGCCCGCCAACGCGCCCGCAGGCAACTACGTCCCCTATGTGCAGACGGGAAACCTGCTCTTCGTCTCGGGCCAGATCCCCGTCGTCGACGGCAAACCCGGCTTTATCGGGCGGCTGGGCGCGGAGTTCGACGTCGAGGAGGGCGCCGCGGCGGCCCGCGTCTGCGCGCTGGCACTCATTGCCCAGGCAAAAGACGCGCTCGGCGGTGATCTCGACCGGATCAGCCGGGTGGTTAAGCTTACGGGCTTCGTGGCCGCAACCCCCGACTTTACAGGCCAGCCGACGGTCGTGAACGGCGCATCGGACCTGTTCGCCGAAGTCTTCGGCGATGCCGGCCGCCATGCCCGCGCCGCCGTGGGCATGGCGTCCCTGCCCGCCGGTGTGGCGGTCGAGGTCGAGGCGATCTTCGAGATCGCCTGA